One genomic window of Azospirillaceae bacterium includes the following:
- the leuC gene encoding 3-isopropylmalate dehydratase large subunit, protein MTQPKTLYAKLWDSHVVADMPGGDTLLYIDRQLVHEVSSPQAFAAMKAAGRRFRRPETHLVVADHAVPTATRGGAIADPQARAQVAELEDNARTFGLTYRALDGDGQGIVHVIGPEQGFTLPGITLVCGDSHTSTHGAFGALAFGIGTSEAGTVMAAQCLKQRRAKTMRVDLVGRLGAHVSAKDIALAFIAQVGALGAGGYAVEYTGRAIEDLSMAGRMTLANMTIEAGGRVGLVAPDETTFAYVEGRALAPKGAAWERAVAYWRTLRSDPGATFDRLVKLDASAIAPHVSWGTSADESAAITGSIPDPATLGDDSARRHAEKSLAYMDLQPGMALEDITIQRVFIGSCTNSRIEDLRAAADVARGRRVAPGVQAIVVPGSTVTKRQAEAEGLDAIFTEAGFEWRHAGCSMCVAMNDDRLKPGERCASTSNRNFEGRQGPGGRTHLMSPAMAAAAAVTGHLTDVRKLLP, encoded by the coding sequence GTGACCCAGCCTAAGACCCTCTACGCGAAACTTTGGGACAGCCACGTCGTGGCCGACATGCCCGGCGGCGACACCCTGCTGTATATCGACCGGCAACTGGTGCACGAGGTCAGCAGCCCCCAGGCCTTCGCCGCCATGAAGGCCGCCGGCCGCCGCTTCCGCCGGCCGGAAACGCACCTGGTGGTGGCCGACCATGCCGTGCCCACCGCCACGCGCGGCGGCGCCATCGCCGATCCCCAGGCCCGCGCCCAGGTGGCGGAGCTTGAGGACAATGCCCGGACCTTCGGCCTGACCTACCGCGCGCTGGACGGTGACGGCCAGGGCATCGTCCATGTCATCGGCCCGGAGCAGGGCTTCACCCTGCCGGGCATCACCCTGGTCTGCGGCGACAGCCACACCTCCACCCACGGCGCTTTCGGCGCCCTGGCCTTCGGCATCGGCACCAGCGAGGCCGGCACCGTCATGGCGGCGCAGTGCCTGAAGCAGCGCCGGGCCAAGACCATGCGGGTGGATTTGGTGGGCCGGCTGGGCGCCCACGTCTCGGCCAAGGACATAGCGCTCGCCTTCATCGCGCAGGTGGGCGCCCTGGGTGCGGGTGGTTATGCGGTGGAGTACACCGGCCGCGCCATCGAGGATTTGTCCATGGCCGGGCGCATGACGCTCGCCAACATGACGATCGAGGCCGGCGGCCGCGTCGGCCTGGTGGCGCCGGATGAGACCACCTTCGCCTATGTCGAGGGCCGGGCCCTGGCACCCAAGGGCGCCGCCTGGGAACGGGCGGTCGCCTACTGGCGCACCCTGCGCTCCGACCCCGGCGCCACCTTCGACCGGTTGGTGAAACTAGATGCTTCGGCCATCGCGCCGCACGTCAGCTGGGGCACCAGCGCGGACGAGTCCGCCGCCATCACCGGTTCCATCCCGGATCCGGCGACGCTGGGGGACGACAGCGCCCGCCGGCATGCGGAGAAATCCCTGGCCTATATGGATTTACAGCCGGGCATGGCGTTGGAGGATATCACCATCCAGCGCGTCTTCATCGGTTCGTGCACCAACAGCCGGATCGAGGATTTGCGGGCCGCCGCAGACGTCGCGCGGGGGCGACGCGTGGCGCCCGGCGTCCAGGCCATCGTCGTGCCCGGTTCCACCGTGACCAAGCGGCAGGCCGAGGCCGAGGGCCTGGACGCCATCTTCACCGAGGCCGGCTTCGAATGGCGCCACGCCGGCTGTTCCATGTGCGTGGCCATGAACGACGACCGCTTGAAACCGGGGGAGCGCTGCGCCAGCACCTCCAACCGCAATTTCGAGGGCCGCCAGGGCCCCGGCGGCCGCACCCACCTGATGAGCCCGGCCATGGCCGCCGCCGCCGCCGTCACCGGCCACCTGACCGACGTTAGAAAGCTCCTGCCGTGA
- the leuD gene encoding 3-isopropylmalate dehydratase small subunit, which yields MQPFTRLAGSAAALMEENIDTDIIYPARFLLITSRDGLGKYAFHDRRFDADGNEVPDFVLNRGPWRQAPILVTAANFGSGSSREHAVWTLMGQGIRCVIAPSFGEIFMGNCFRNGLLPIVLPAEQVEALGEAAMAESVFEVDLEAQSLTIDGNAPIHFAITPERKLALLNGWDETGVLLNTYGQDITAYEGRHRDRQPWLFDQNP from the coding sequence ATGCAGCCCTTCACCCGCCTGGCCGGATCCGCCGCCGCCCTGATGGAAGAGAATATCGACACCGATATCATCTATCCCGCGCGCTTCCTGCTGATCACGTCGCGCGACGGCCTGGGGAAATACGCCTTCCACGACCGCCGCTTCGATGCCGATGGCAACGAGGTTCCGGACTTCGTCCTGAACCGCGGCCCCTGGCGCCAAGCCCCCATCCTGGTGACGGCCGCCAACTTCGGCTCCGGCTCCAGCCGCGAGCACGCGGTGTGGACCCTGATGGGCCAGGGCATCCGCTGCGTCATCGCCCCCAGCTTCGGCGAGATCTTCATGGGCAACTGCTTCCGCAACGGCCTGCTGCCCATCGTCCTGCCCGCCGAACAGGTCGAGGCGCTGGGCGAGGCCGCCATGGCCGAAAGCGTGTTCGAGGTGGACCTGGAAGCCCAGAGCCTGACCATCGACGGCAACGCCCCCATCCATTTCGCCATCACCCCGGAACGCAAGCTGGCCCTACTGAACGGCTGGGACGAGACGGGGGTGCTGCTGAACACCTACGGCCAGGACATCACCGCCTATGAGGGCCGGCACCGCGACCGCCAGCCCTGGCTGTTTGACCAAAATCCGTGA
- a CDS encoding transporter — MALACAAAATHAPRARAEELWDPYLRGMNEGSVAGALPPPGLYAVLDNYAGIYTWRGAGGHATDPQLYVQVEVPIVLWSTGWKVLGADYAAALSQPFIYTGLRSGGGATKGHWGTFNTIAVPAILSWDLGQDVHLKTSLGIYVPDASSDPAHAPANGGAASGNGYWTVEPGIGLSWLSHGWNLSLDLHYDHNFRDTTTGYRSGDEIAVDYTAMRDLGSWAGGRWSAGLGAHQETQVEDDSGPGSASCAAKAGCRVGTYGLGPLLGYKVGGIGLTLEYNHNLYTQNDFAGEIVNLRLETSF, encoded by the coding sequence ATGGCGCTTGCCTGCGCGGCGGCCGCCACCCATGCCCCGCGCGCTCGTGCCGAGGAACTGTGGGATCCCTATTTGCGCGGCATGAATGAGGGAAGCGTCGCCGGCGCCCTGCCCCCGCCGGGCCTCTATGCCGTGCTGGACAACTATGCCGGCATCTACACCTGGCGGGGCGCCGGCGGCCATGCCACCGACCCCCAGCTTTACGTGCAGGTGGAGGTGCCCATCGTCCTCTGGTCAACTGGCTGGAAGGTGCTGGGCGCCGACTACGCCGCCGCCCTGTCGCAGCCCTTCATCTACACCGGCCTGCGCAGTGGTGGTGGGGCGACCAAGGGGCATTGGGGCACCTTCAACACCATCGCCGTGCCCGCCATCCTGTCCTGGGATCTGGGGCAGGACGTGCACCTGAAGACGTCGCTGGGCATCTATGTCCCCGACGCCAGCAGCGACCCCGCCCACGCGCCCGCCAATGGCGGGGCGGCGTCCGGCAACGGCTATTGGACGGTGGAGCCGGGCATCGGCCTGTCCTGGCTGTCCCACGGCTGGAACCTCAGCCTGGACCTGCACTACGACCATAACTTCCGCGACACCACCACCGGCTATCGCTCCGGCGATGAGATCGCGGTGGACTACACCGCCATGCGGGATTTGGGCTCATGGGCCGGCGGCCGATGGAGCGCCGGCCTGGGCGCCCACCAGGAAACCCAGGTCGAGGACGACAGCGGCCCGGGATCCGCATCTTGCGCCGCCAAGGCCGGCTGCCGGGTGGGCACCTACGGCCTGGGCCCCCTGCTGGGCTACAAGGTGGGCGGCATCGGCCTCACCCTGGAATACAACCACAACCTCTATACCCAGAACGACTTCGCGGGCGAGATCGTGAACCTGCGGCTGGAGACGTCGTTTTAG
- a CDS encoding pyridoxamine 5'-phosphate oxidase family protein produces the protein MNPLPDPALAFLLEHHVLSLAVCQGREPWAASVFYALDVAVPRFIILSDTRTRHGGWMLENAQVAGTVAGQPLAITEIRGVQFQGVARLLEGDAESTARALYDQCFPQARGMAAPVWEITLRHLKYTDNRAAFAAKLRWEA, from the coding sequence ATGAACCCGCTTCCCGACCCCGCGCTGGCTTTCTTGCTGGAGCACCACGTGCTGTCGTTGGCGGTGTGTCAGGGGCGGGAGCCGTGGGCCGCCAGCGTGTTCTACGCCCTGGATGTCGCGGTACCGCGTTTCATCATCCTGAGCGACACGCGTACCCGCCACGGCGGCTGGATGCTGGAAAACGCCCAAGTGGCCGGCACCGTCGCCGGCCAGCCGTTGGCAATCACCGAGATCCGGGGCGTGCAGTTCCAGGGTGTCGCCCGGCTGCTGGAGGGCGATGCGGAGAGCACCGCGCGCGCCCTGTACGACCAGTGCTTCCCCCAGGCGCGCGGCATGGCCGCCCCCGTATGGGAAATCACCCTGCGGCACCTGAAGTACACCGACAACCGCGCCGCCTTCGCCGCCAAGCTGCGGTGGGAAGCCTAA
- a CDS encoding DUF554 domain-containing protein codes for MIIGPYINGAAVFCGAVGGAALATRVPHRLRSALPMTFGICSMAMAVILIGKAVHMPVMVLSGILGALVGELVYLEHGIGKLAASVRTVADRVLPAPPGSLSHEEFLEKFVAITVLFCASGTGVFGAMHEGMTGDYTVLLAKSFLDFFTAGIFATSLGYAVAAITAPQLVIQLALAFGAVLIMPLTTPAMQADFSAAGGLLMLAAGFRICGIKAFPVANMLPALLFAMPLSALWTRIFG; via the coding sequence ATGATCATCGGGCCCTACATCAACGGTGCTGCCGTCTTCTGTGGCGCCGTGGGCGGTGCCGCCTTGGCGACCCGCGTGCCGCACCGCCTGCGCAGCGCCCTGCCGATGACCTTCGGCATCTGTTCCATGGCCATGGCCGTCATCCTGATCGGCAAGGCCGTGCACATGCCGGTGATGGTGCTGTCCGGCATCCTGGGCGCCCTGGTGGGTGAACTGGTGTACCTGGAACATGGCATCGGCAAGCTGGCGGCGTCGGTCCGCACGGTGGCGGACCGGGTGCTGCCCGCCCCGCCGGGCAGCCTCAGCCATGAGGAATTCCTGGAAAAGTTCGTGGCCATCACCGTGCTGTTCTGCGCCAGCGGCACCGGCGTGTTCGGCGCCATGCACGAGGGCATGACCGGCGACTACACCGTGCTGCTGGCCAAGTCCTTCCTGGACTTCTTCACCGCCGGCATCTTCGCCACCAGCCTGGGCTATGCCGTCGCCGCCATCACGGCGCCGCAACTGGTCATCCAGTTGGCCCTGGCCTTTGGCGCGGTGCTGATCATGCCGCTGACCACGCCAGCCATGCAGGCCGACTTCTCCGCCGCGGGCGGGTTGCTGATGCTGGCGGCGGGTTTCCGCATCTGTGGTATCAAGGCCTTCCCCGTCGCCAACATGCTGCCGGCCCTGCTGTTCGCCATGCCGCTGTCGGCCCTTTGGACCCGGATCTTCGGATGA
- a CDS encoding UbiX family flavin prenyltransferase, giving the protein MQKPPSGKPRVVVGISGATGFQYGVKVLQLLRGLGAETHLVMSKAAGLTREHETTLSRDEVIAMADVFYPTGAVGAPISSGSYRTAGMIVAPCSMHTLGAIATGITDNLLTRAADVTLKERRRLVLMVRETPLHLGHIRNMASVTEYGAIVFPPVPALYAGPQDVDQIVTHSAARAIGLLGFESDALPRWGETLPATTAESEGRAP; this is encoded by the coding sequence ATGCAGAAGCCCCCCTCGGGAAAGCCCCGAGTTGTCGTCGGGATCAGCGGGGCCACGGGCTTCCAGTATGGCGTCAAGGTGCTCCAGCTCCTCCGGGGGCTGGGCGCCGAGACCCACCTGGTGATGTCCAAGGCCGCCGGTTTGACCCGGGAACATGAGACGACGCTGTCGCGGGACGAGGTCATCGCCATGGCCGACGTCTTCTACCCCACCGGTGCCGTGGGGGCGCCCATCTCCAGCGGGTCGTATCGCACCGCCGGCATGATCGTGGCGCCCTGTTCCATGCACACGCTGGGCGCCATCGCCACCGGCATCACCGACAATCTGCTGACCCGGGCCGCCGACGTGACCTTGAAGGAACGCCGCCGCCTGGTCCTGATGGTGCGGGAGACGCCGCTGCATCTGGGCCACATCCGCAACATGGCGTCGGTCACCGAATACGGCGCCATCGTCTTCCCGCCGGTGCCGGCGCTGTACGCGGGCCCGCAGGATGTGGACCAGATCGTGACGCACAGTGCGGCCCGCGCCATCGGCCTGCTGGGGTTTGAATCGGACGCCCTGCCGCGCTGGGGCGAAACCCTGCCGGCCACCACGGCGGAGAGCGAAGGGCGCGCACCATGA
- a CDS encoding UbiD family decarboxylase — MKEKPIKASDVTDLRSAIALLQQYGEEFVETDTPVDPEAELSGVYRYVGGGGTCMRPTRKGGPAMMFNKVKGYPDFRVVIGMVGSRRRVARLLGHPVEKLGFLLRSSVQHAIPPVVVGADRALCQEVVHRADDPGFDLRTLLPAPTNTPEDAGPYLTMGLCHASDPETGESDVTIHRLCVQSRDELSMYLAPGRHIDVFRQKAEAAGKPLPISINIGLDPAVQIAACFEPPTTPLGFNELSIAGALRGRAVEMVPCLTVGTRAIAHAEVVIEGELLPNVRVREDQNTDTGKAMPEFPGYTGDAKDALPVIKVKAVTHRRNPILQTTVGPGEEHVNLAGIPTEASILDMVDRAMPGRVRNVFAHSSGGGKLLAVMQFRKAAPVDEGRPRQAALLAFAAFPELKHVILVDEDVDIFDTDDVLWAMQTRYQGDVSTVFIPGVRCHPLDPSQIPEFSPSIPGVGISCKTIFDCTVPFKLKGHFERSKFLDVDVERFLPGFNAK; from the coding sequence ATGAAAGAGAAACCGATCAAAGCTTCCGACGTGACCGACCTGCGCTCGGCCATCGCCCTGCTGCAGCAGTACGGGGAAGAGTTCGTCGAGACCGATACGCCGGTGGATCCGGAGGCCGAGCTGTCCGGCGTCTATCGTTACGTCGGCGGCGGCGGCACCTGCATGCGCCCGACGCGCAAGGGCGGGCCGGCCATGATGTTCAATAAGGTCAAGGGCTACCCCGACTTCCGCGTGGTCATCGGCATGGTGGGATCCCGCCGCCGCGTCGCCCGCCTGCTGGGTCATCCGGTGGAGAAGCTGGGTTTCCTGCTGCGGTCGTCCGTCCAGCACGCCATCCCGCCGGTGGTAGTGGGTGCCGACCGCGCCCTGTGCCAGGAGGTGGTGCACAGGGCGGACGATCCCGGTTTCGACCTGCGCACCCTGCTGCCGGCCCCGACCAACACGCCGGAGGATGCCGGCCCCTATCTCACCATGGGCCTGTGCCATGCCTCCGACCCCGAGACGGGGGAGTCGGACGTGACCATCCACCGGCTGTGCGTGCAAAGCCGGGATGAGTTGTCCATGTACCTGGCGCCGGGCCGGCACATCGATGTCTTCCGCCAGAAGGCGGAGGCGGCGGGCAAGCCGCTGCCCATCTCCATCAACATCGGCCTGGACCCCGCCGTCCAGATCGCCGCCTGTTTCGAGCCGCCGACCACGCCCCTGGGCTTCAATGAACTCAGCATCGCCGGCGCCCTGCGCGGCCGGGCGGTCGAGATGGTGCCCTGCCTGACGGTCGGGACCCGCGCCATCGCCCATGCCGAGGTGGTGATCGAGGGCGAACTGCTGCCCAACGTCCGGGTGCGCGAGGATCAGAACACCGACACCGGCAAGGCCATGCCGGAATTCCCCGGCTATACCGGCGATGCCAAGGACGCCCTGCCCGTCATCAAGGTCAAGGCCGTCACCCACCGCCGCAACCCCATCCTGCAAACCACGGTGGGCCCGGGCGAGGAACACGTGAACCTGGCCGGCATCCCGACGGAGGCCAGCATCCTGGACATGGTGGACCGCGCCATGCCGGGCCGGGTGCGGAACGTGTTCGCCCATTCCTCGGGTGGTGGCAAGCTGCTGGCGGTGATGCAGTTCAGGAAGGCTGCACCGGTGGACGAAGGCCGCCCGCGCCAGGCCGCCTTGCTGGCCTTCGCCGCCTTCCCGGAGCTGAAGCACGTCATCCTGGTGGATGAGGACGTGGACATCTTCGATACCGACGACGTGCTGTGGGCCATGCAGACCCGCTATCAGGGCGACGTCAGCACCGTCTTCATTCCCGGTGTGCGCTGCCACCCGCTGGATCCATCGCAGATCCCGGAATTCAGCCCCAGCATTCCGGGCGTCGGCATCTCCTGCAAGACCATCTTCGACTGCACCGTGCCCTTCAAGCTGAAGGGGCATTTCGAGCGGTCGAAATTCCTGGACGTGGATGTCGAGCGCTTCCTGCCCGGCTTCAACGCCAAATAA
- a CDS encoding LysR substrate-binding domain-containing protein, translating into MDNLLTTVSLRRLQVFLAVCETLHMARAAERLGVAQPALSQQIAALEAALGVRLFNRRKRGIDLTAAGAACRAEAERLLAAHAGAIDTVRRTARGEAGRLSLGYVASSLMERDFPAQLKVMRDRYPDVELALREGGVAALLDALERGELDAALVRAPVTVNRPLVHQVHSSQDLVAILPKGHPLAELEAVPITRLAGEALVGFDDPEDVGIMRVVSDLAATAGTSLQMKWRVSAIGSVLGLVAAGMGYGIVPRNIALLAGAEIVVRPLADTHARAELWLLWHEQRRSPTLARFLAVTGESTRQES; encoded by the coding sequence ATGGATAATCTGCTCACCACCGTCTCCCTGCGCCGGCTTCAGGTCTTCCTGGCGGTGTGCGAGACCTTGCACATGGCGCGTGCCGCCGAACGGCTGGGCGTGGCCCAACCCGCACTCAGCCAGCAGATTGCGGCGCTGGAGGCAGCACTGGGCGTCCGCCTGTTCAACCGCCGCAAGCGGGGCATAGACCTGACCGCGGCGGGGGCGGCCTGCCGGGCGGAGGCGGAGCGCCTGCTGGCGGCCCACGCCGGCGCCATCGACACCGTGCGCCGCACCGCGCGGGGGGAGGCCGGGCGCCTGTCCCTGGGCTATGTCGCCTCATCCCTGATGGAGCGCGACTTTCCCGCCCAGCTGAAGGTGATGCGCGACCGCTATCCCGATGTGGAACTGGCCCTGCGCGAGGGTGGCGTGGCCGCCCTGCTGGATGCCCTGGAACGGGGGGAACTGGACGCGGCCCTGGTGCGGGCGCCGGTGACGGTCAACCGCCCCCTGGTCCACCAGGTCCACTCCAGCCAGGATCTGGTGGCCATCCTGCCCAAGGGCCATCCACTGGCGGAGTTGGAGGCCGTTCCCATAACCCGGCTGGCGGGTGAGGCCCTGGTCGGTTTCGACGATCCGGAGGATGTGGGCATCATGCGGGTGGTGTCCGACCTGGCCGCCACGGCCGGCACATCCTTGCAGATGAAGTGGCGGGTGTCGGCCATCGGCAGCGTCCTGGGCCTGGTGGCCGCCGGCATGGGCTATGGCATCGTGCCCCGCAACATCGCCCTGCTGGCGGGGGCGGAAATCGTGGTGCGCCCCCTGGCGGACACCCACGCGCGGGCCGAGCTATGGCTGTTGTGGCATGAGCAGCGCCGGTCGCCCACCCTGGCCCGCTTCCTGGCGGTGACGGGTGAATCCACACGCCAAGAATCGTAA
- a CDS encoding nitroreductase family protein has protein sequence MTTANGRTADHPIAPQFLERWSPRAFTGEAMSEKDLLTILEAARWAPSAYNAQPWRFVYALRGTPSWDKLLSLLLPFNQAWAKEAGALVFIVSATTLLPPGATERVPYRSHAFDTGAAWGFASLEAQRLGWHSHAMGGFDHERSPAELGLPADYRVEAAVAFGRLGDKSILPEKLQAREVPAPREPLSALAFDGAFKA, from the coding sequence ATGACGACCGCCAACGGCCGCACCGCCGACCACCCCATCGCCCCGCAGTTCCTTGAGCGCTGGTCGCCCCGCGCCTTCACCGGCGAGGCGATGAGCGAGAAGGATCTGCTGACCATCCTGGAGGCCGCGCGCTGGGCCCCGTCCGCCTACAACGCCCAGCCGTGGCGTTTCGTCTACGCCCTGCGCGGCACGCCGTCGTGGGACAAGCTGCTATCCCTGCTGCTGCCCTTCAACCAGGCCTGGGCCAAGGAAGCCGGCGCCCTGGTCTTCATCGTGTCCGCCACCACCCTGCTGCCGCCGGGTGCGACCGAGCGCGTGCCCTATCGCAGCCATGCCTTCGACACCGGCGCCGCCTGGGGCTTCGCCTCGCTGGAAGCGCAGCGCCTGGGCTGGCACAGCCACGCCATGGGCGGCTTCGACCATGAGCGCAGCCCGGCCGAACTGGGCCTGCCCGCCGACTATCGCGTCGAGGCGGCGGTGGCCTTCGGCCGCCTGGGCGACAAGTCCATCCTGCCGGAAAAGCTGCAGGCCCGCGAAGTGCCGGCCCCGCGTGAGCCGCTGAGCGCGCTGGCCTTCGACGGCGCGTTCAAGGCCTGA
- a CDS encoding CoA-acylating methylmalonate-semialdehyde dehydrogenase translates to MSAIPHHINGRQVPGRSGRTAPVFNPATGEESARVDLASVDEVNEAVAAAAAAFPGWAATTPLRRARILNRFLRLVEERADELAKVIVAQHGKIHSDALGEVQRGLEVVEFATAAPTLLKGEITADVGSGVDSHALRQPLGVVAGITPFNFPAMVPMWMFPVALAAGNTFVLKPSERDPGAALLIAQWLEEAGLPPGVFNVVNGDKVAVDALLSAPAVQAVSFVGSTPIARYIYETAARYGKRCQALGGAKNHMIVMPDADMDQAVDALMGAAYGSAGERCMAVSVAVPVGRATADALVGRLSDRLRTLKVGPGTDPASEMGPLVTRQHLDKVLGYIDAGLAQGARLVVDGRDVRLQGYENGYFLGGTLFDHVTPDMTIYKEEIFGPVLSVLRVDAYAEAARLINEHPYGNGTAIFTRDGDAAREFAHQIQVGMVGINVPIPVPMAFHSFGGWKQSLFGDHHMHGPEGIRFYTRLKTITTRWPTGIRAGAEFVMPTMK, encoded by the coding sequence ATGAGCGCCATCCCCCATCACATCAACGGTCGCCAAGTGCCTGGCCGGTCAGGCCGTACCGCGCCGGTGTTCAACCCCGCGACGGGGGAGGAGAGTGCCCGCGTGGACCTCGCCTCAGTGGATGAGGTCAATGAGGCCGTGGCGGCGGCAGCGGCGGCCTTCCCGGGCTGGGCCGCCACCACGCCGCTGCGCCGCGCCCGCATCCTGAACCGCTTCCTGCGGCTGGTGGAGGAACGGGCGGATGAGCTGGCCAAGGTGATCGTGGCCCAGCATGGCAAGATCCATTCCGACGCCCTGGGCGAGGTCCAGCGCGGGCTGGAGGTGGTGGAATTCGCCACCGCCGCCCCCACCCTGCTGAAGGGGGAGATCACGGCCGACGTGGGCAGCGGCGTGGACAGCCACGCCCTGCGCCAGCCCCTGGGCGTGGTCGCCGGCATCACGCCGTTCAACTTCCCGGCCATGGTGCCGATGTGGATGTTCCCGGTGGCGCTGGCCGCCGGCAACACCTTCGTGCTGAAGCCGTCGGAACGCGACCCCGGTGCGGCCCTGCTGATCGCCCAATGGCTGGAGGAGGCGGGCCTGCCGCCCGGCGTGTTCAACGTGGTGAACGGCGACAAGGTCGCGGTGGACGCCCTGCTGTCGGCGCCGGCGGTGCAGGCCGTCAGCTTCGTGGGCTCCACCCCCATCGCCCGCTACATCTATGAGACCGCCGCCCGTTACGGCAAACGCTGCCAGGCCCTGGGCGGTGCCAAGAATCACATGATCGTCATGCCCGACGCCGACATGGACCAGGCGGTGGACGCGCTGATGGGGGCGGCCTATGGCTCGGCGGGGGAACGCTGCATGGCGGTGTCGGTGGCGGTACCGGTGGGCCGGGCCACGGCCGACGCCCTGGTGGGCCGCCTGTCCGACCGGCTGCGCACCCTGAAGGTGGGGCCGGGCACGGATCCGGCATCCGAGATGGGGCCGCTGGTCACCCGCCAGCACCTGGATAAGGTGCTGGGCTATATCGACGCCGGCCTGGCCCAGGGCGCCCGGCTGGTGGTCGATGGCCGCGATGTCCGCCTGCAAGGGTACGAGAACGGCTATTTCCTGGGCGGCACCCTGTTCGACCATGTCACGCCGGACATGACGATCTACAAGGAGGAAATCTTCGGCCCCGTGCTGTCGGTGCTGCGGGTGGATGCCTATGCCGAGGCCGCGCGCCTGATCAACGAACACCCCTACGGCAACGGCACCGCCATCTTCACCCGCGATGGCGACGCGGCGCGGGAATTCGCCCACCAGATCCAGGTGGGCATGGTGGGCATCAACGTGCCCATCCCCGTGCCCATGGCCTTCCATTCCTTCGGCGGATGGAAGCAGTCGCTGTTCGGCGACCACCACATGCATGGGCCCGAGGGCATCCGCTTCTACACCCGGCTGAAGACCATCACCACGCGCTGGCCCACCGGCATCCGCGCCGGGGCCGAATTCGTCATGCCGACCATGAAGTAA
- a CDS encoding LysR family transcriptional regulator, which yields MEWDHVRVFLAVARAGQILGAAQRLGLNHATVARHLTALEASLGALLVERRPQGCTLTPAGEMLMAAAERMESDLLQAGSAISGSAGSVAGTVRIGAPDGIGTYFLARELGTLAAAHPGLTIQLVPLPRTFSLSRREADLVITLDRPEHGRLMVRKLTDYTLSLYASRDHIARHGAPASPADLAGRLFVTQVEDFAYSRALDYAAEIGRLTDRHYECGSVVAQMEAVRAGHGIGVLHDYAAAAMPDLVRVLPDLRFTRTYWLLTHPDSHHTARITAVREHIADRVAATRHLFMG from the coding sequence ATGGAATGGGATCATGTCCGCGTTTTCCTGGCGGTGGCCCGCGCCGGCCAAATCCTGGGCGCGGCCCAGCGCCTGGGCCTGAACCACGCCACCGTGGCCCGGCACCTGACGGCACTGGAGGCCAGCCTGGGCGCCCTGCTGGTGGAACGCCGTCCCCAGGGCTGCACCCTGACCCCGGCGGGGGAGATGCTGATGGCGGCGGCGGAGCGCATGGAGTCCGACCTGCTGCAAGCCGGATCCGCCATCTCGGGCAGTGCCGGCAGCGTGGCCGGCACGGTGCGCATCGGGGCACCGGACGGCATCGGCACCTATTTCCTGGCGCGTGAACTGGGCACGCTGGCGGCGGCCCACCCCGGCCTGACCATCCAGCTGGTGCCGCTGCCCCGCACCTTTTCCCTGTCGCGGCGTGAGGCCGATCTGGTGATCACCCTGGACCGGCCGGAACACGGCCGCCTGATGGTGCGCAAGCTGACGGACTACACCCTCAGCCTGTACGCCAGCCGCGATCACATCGCCCGCCATGGCGCGCCGGCCTCACCGGCGGATCTCGCGGGCCGGCTGTTCGTCACCCAGGTGGAGGATTTCGCCTACAGCCGCGCCCTGGACTACGCCGCCGAAATCGGCCGCCTGACCGACCGGCATTACGAATGCGGCAGCGTGGTCGCGCAGATGGAGGCGGTGCGCGCCGGCCACGGCATCGGCGTGCTGCACGACTATGCGGCGGCGGCCATGCCGGACCTGGTGCGCGTGCTGCCCGACCTGCGTTTCACCCGCACCTACTGGCTGCTGACCCACCCCGACAGCCACCACACCGCCCGCATCACCGCGGTGCGGGAACACATCGCCGACCGCGTGGCCGCGACCCGGCACCTGTTCATGGGATAG